In Vibrio japonicus, one DNA window encodes the following:
- the lgt gene encoding prolipoprotein diacylglyceryl transferase, whose protein sequence is MSQGYLDFPNIDPVLISIGPLSIRWYGLMYLVGFAFALWLANRRADKPNSGWTRDQVSDLLFAGFLGVVVGGRVGYVLFYNFDLFLQDPLYLFKVWTGGMSFHGGLLGVITAMFWYAKKNGRTFFGVADFIAPLVPFGLGVGRLGNFMNSELWGRVTDVPWAFVFPNGGPLPRHPSQLYEMLLEGVVLFFILNWFIKKPRPLGSVSGLFLAGYGTFRFLVEYVREPDAHLGLFGGLISMGQILSLPMVIIGILMMVWAYKRGHYKDELPQQTK, encoded by the coding sequence ATGTCTCAGGGATACCTTGATTTTCCTAATATAGATCCTGTGTTGATCTCTATTGGGCCGTTGTCGATCCGTTGGTACGGCTTAATGTATTTGGTCGGCTTTGCCTTCGCGCTTTGGTTGGCGAATCGCCGAGCAGATAAGCCTAATAGTGGCTGGACTCGTGACCAAGTATCAGATTTATTGTTTGCTGGGTTTTTAGGTGTAGTGGTTGGTGGCCGTGTTGGCTACGTACTGTTTTACAATTTTGACCTTTTCCTGCAAGACCCACTGTATTTGTTTAAAGTCTGGACTGGGGGAATGTCGTTCCATGGTGGTCTATTAGGCGTAATCACAGCGATGTTCTGGTACGCGAAGAAGAACGGTCGCACTTTCTTTGGTGTAGCAGATTTTATTGCTCCGCTGGTTCCGTTTGGTTTGGGTGTCGGTCGCCTCGGTAACTTCATGAACAGTGAGTTGTGGGGACGCGTGACTGATGTGCCTTGGGCATTTGTATTCCCGAATGGTGGGCCGCTTCCTCGTCATCCATCGCAGCTGTATGAAATGCTGCTAGAGGGTGTTGTATTGTTCTTTATTCTGAACTGGTTTATTAAAAAACCGCGTCCATTAGGCAGTGTCTCAGGGCTATTTTTGGCTGGATATGGTACATTCCGCTTCCTTGTAGAATACGTGCGCGAACCCGATGCGCATTTAGGCTTGTTTGGCGGCCTTATCTCCATGGGACAAATATTGTCATTACCTATGGTGATCATCGGTATTCTGATGATGGTTTGGGCTTACAAACGTGGTCACTACAAAGATGAATTACCACAACAGACGAAGTAA
- a CDS encoding sulfite exporter TauE/SafE family protein, with protein sequence MLGGVVGIMAGLLGIGGGLIVVPALVLLLPMASVDPEISMQLALATSLASIIVTSGSSALNHFKLGNVDVFVVKWLMPGVVIGGFLGANVADWIPSQYLPKVFGVIVLLLAIQMLLSIKSKTERAMPGSGATMAIGTGIGMVSSLAGIGGGSLSVPFLSRHGIEMRRAVGSSSVCGCFIALSGMIGFILNGYQAEALPDYSIGYVYLPALVAITSTSMLTTRIGAKLATTMPTVRLKKIFALFLMFVAGTMLL encoded by the coding sequence ATGTTGGGTGGCGTTGTGGGTATTATGGCTGGTCTACTTGGCATAGGAGGGGGGTTAATTGTTGTACCAGCTTTGGTGTTACTGCTTCCGATGGCAAGTGTTGATCCTGAAATTAGCATGCAACTCGCATTGGCGACCTCTTTAGCCTCAATTATCGTCACCTCCGGTTCATCAGCGTTAAATCACTTTAAGTTGGGAAATGTCGACGTTTTTGTCGTGAAATGGCTGATGCCAGGAGTTGTCATTGGTGGCTTTCTTGGCGCGAATGTCGCTGATTGGATACCGTCTCAATATTTGCCTAAAGTTTTTGGCGTGATCGTGTTGTTACTGGCGATCCAAATGTTGCTGTCCATCAAAAGCAAAACAGAACGCGCAATGCCTGGAAGTGGCGCAACAATGGCGATCGGAACGGGTATTGGTATGGTTTCCAGCTTAGCTGGCATTGGTGGGGGCTCACTTTCGGTACCATTTTTAAGCCGCCACGGTATTGAAATGCGACGCGCAGTGGGCTCTTCGTCTGTGTGTGGCTGTTTTATTGCTTTATCTGGCATGATTGGTTTTATCCTAAATGGCTACCAAGCAGAGGCGTTGCCAGACTACAGTATCGGTTACGTTTATTTGCCAGCTTTGGTGGCTATTACCTCTACGTCAATGCTAACCACTCGAATTGGAGCCAAATTGGCGACCACAATGCCTACCGTTAGGCTCAAAAAAATCTTTGCATTATTTTTGATGTTTGTGGCCGGAACTATGTTACTTTGA
- a CDS encoding DUF6482 family protein — protein sequence MKMTQLDKWMHAHHKGSSHSPKIFVIGCSDLSQYLLAVEYKHKLEPIKVDDEPIHYDSLEQVKEELARLGVERAYLRLHNAYDECGAGDGPLYQDVELSLMH from the coding sequence ATGAAGATGACGCAATTGGATAAGTGGATGCACGCCCATCACAAAGGCAGTTCCCACTCTCCGAAAATATTTGTTATTGGATGCTCTGATTTGTCCCAGTATTTACTGGCAGTTGAGTACAAGCATAAACTTGAACCCATTAAGGTGGATGATGAGCCAATTCATTATGATTCACTTGAACAGGTCAAAGAAGAACTGGCTCGATTGGGAGTAGAGCGTGCGTATTTAAGACTGCATAACGCTTATGATGAGTGTGGTGCGGGCGACGGTCCTCTGTATCAAGATGTAGAGCTTTCACTCATGCACTAG
- a CDS encoding thymidylate synthase — protein MKQYLDLCQRIVDQGEWVENERTGKRCLTVINADLTYDVSNNQFPLVTTRKSFWKAAVAELLGYIRGYDNAEDFRKLGTKTWDANANLNESWLNNPYRKGEDDMGRVYGVQGRAWAKPDGGHIDQLRKIVDDLTRGVDDRGEILNFYNPGEFHMGCLRPCMYSHHFSLLGDTLYLNSTQRSCDVPLGLNFNMVQVYVFLAIMAQITGKKPGQAYHKIVNAHIYEDQLELMRDVQLKREPLKSPTFHMNPEIKSLEDLETWVTLDDFWVEGYEHHDPIRYPFSV, from the coding sequence GTGAAACAGTATTTAGATCTTTGTCAGCGTATCGTTGACCAAGGTGAATGGGTTGAGAACGAACGTACAGGCAAACGTTGCCTAACGGTTATCAATGCGGATCTAACGTACGATGTTAGCAATAATCAATTTCCTTTGGTGACGACGCGAAAGAGCTTTTGGAAAGCGGCGGTAGCAGAGTTGCTGGGTTACATTCGTGGTTACGATAATGCGGAAGATTTTCGTAAGCTAGGGACTAAAACATGGGATGCAAACGCAAACCTCAATGAGTCTTGGTTGAATAACCCGTATCGTAAAGGTGAAGATGATATGGGCCGCGTGTATGGCGTACAGGGCCGCGCATGGGCAAAGCCGGATGGTGGTCATATCGATCAGCTGAGAAAGATTGTGGATGATCTGACTCGCGGTGTCGACGACCGTGGTGAAATCCTGAACTTCTACAACCCGGGTGAATTCCACATGGGGTGTCTGCGTCCTTGTATGTACAGCCACCACTTCTCGCTATTGGGTGACACTCTGTACCTCAACAGTACTCAGCGCTCTTGTGATGTCCCGCTTGGGCTGAACTTCAACATGGTTCAGGTATATGTGTTTCTAGCCATTATGGCGCAGATTACTGGTAAAAAGCCGGGGCAGGCGTACCACAAGATTGTTAACGCGCACATCTATGAAGATCAGTTAGAACTCATGCGTGATGTGCAGCTTAAACGTGAACCGCTTAAGTCGCCAACTTTCCACATGAACCCTGAAATCAAATCTCTTGAAGACCTGGAAACTTGGGTCACCTTAGATGACTTTTGGGTTGAAGGGTATGAACATCACGACCCGATCCGCTACCCATTTTCGGTGTAG
- the rppH gene encoding RNA pyrophosphohydrolase, whose protein sequence is MIDGDGYRLNVGIVICNNHGQVFWAKRYGQHSWQFPQGGIDEGETPEEAMYRELYEEVGLTKDDVRIVATSRHWLRYKLPKRLVRWDSKPVCIGQKQKWFLLRLDCDESKINMLRGSSPEFDGWRWVSYWYPVRQVVSFKRDVYRRAMKEFASMAMPFKERKVKNKRKHKRG, encoded by the coding sequence GTGATAGATGGCGATGGTTACCGCTTAAATGTGGGTATTGTAATCTGTAACAACCATGGTCAGGTCTTCTGGGCTAAGCGATACGGACAACATTCGTGGCAATTTCCCCAAGGGGGGATTGATGAAGGTGAAACTCCCGAAGAAGCAATGTATCGAGAGTTATATGAAGAGGTTGGTCTTACAAAGGATGATGTGAGAATCGTTGCAACAAGTCGTCATTGGTTAAGGTACAAATTACCCAAACGTCTTGTTCGCTGGGACTCTAAACCTGTTTGTATCGGTCAAAAACAGAAATGGTTTCTACTGCGTTTAGATTGTGATGAGTCTAAAATCAATATGCTACGTGGTAGCTCCCCTGAGTTCGATGGTTGGCGTTGGGTCAGTTACTGGTATCCAGTACGACAAGTGGTATCTTTTAAGCGTGATGTATATCGTCGTGCAATGAAGGAATTTGCTTCGATGGCGATGCCATTTAAAGAACGCAAAGTGAAGAATAAGCGCAAACACAAAAGAGGATAG
- a CDS encoding flavohemoglobin expression-modulating QEGLA motif protein, whose product MELNNMAQAYESIPSRLLAIDESLTQLVSDIDILSSVNPINYAHERERFMSNKYSQEPKFEYQKSPLDTHQSKRRLYELPLEEIEDTQLQKLYVDVIQSYADKLDQVDTIGTQDFLYNSLRYYGEPSAKDIANAHFILHLPTEEISKPDQDSHSIAQFMNRFAQKNGYECEIQVLDGMLANALVSGIKVRINKAAHITTDELEALAHHEMGVHLLTTLNGRRQPLNVLSLGCPANTNTQEGLAILCEYLSGHFSIKRLRTLALRVLAVESMIKDRDFRQTFRLLKEQYHTSDVQAFTITSRVYRGGGFTKDYLYLRGFREVLNAYDQLGEDFNLLLCGKTELKYFDMIRSLVNKGIFARPDLISPALAKPQQTNPIHRYIVSALK is encoded by the coding sequence ATGGAGTTAAACAACATGGCTCAAGCTTACGAATCGATTCCCAGCCGACTACTAGCCATAGACGAAAGCCTAACCCAACTGGTTAGTGACATTGATATTCTCAGCAGCGTAAACCCCATCAATTACGCACACGAGAGAGAACGGTTCATGAGCAACAAATATTCTCAGGAGCCCAAGTTTGAGTACCAAAAATCACCACTTGATACTCATCAGTCCAAGCGTCGTTTGTACGAGTTACCTTTAGAAGAGATCGAAGATACTCAGCTGCAAAAGCTTTACGTCGATGTCATCCAGTCCTATGCGGACAAACTCGATCAGGTAGATACAATCGGTACCCAAGACTTTTTGTATAACTCGCTGCGCTATTACGGTGAGCCAAGTGCAAAAGACATTGCCAACGCGCATTTCATTTTGCACTTGCCGACAGAAGAAATCAGTAAACCAGACCAAGACAGCCATTCTATTGCGCAATTCATGAATCGCTTTGCCCAGAAAAATGGCTATGAGTGTGAAATACAGGTGCTTGATGGGATGCTGGCCAACGCCCTCGTATCGGGTATCAAAGTGAGAATAAACAAGGCAGCACACATCACCACAGATGAGCTCGAAGCGCTCGCACATCACGAAATGGGCGTGCACCTGCTCACGACATTGAATGGACGTCGCCAGCCACTTAACGTTCTAAGTTTAGGTTGCCCAGCTAATACCAATACTCAGGAAGGATTAGCAATTTTATGTGAATACCTTTCTGGGCACTTTAGTATCAAACGGCTACGTACATTAGCGCTGCGTGTGCTTGCGGTTGAATCTATGATCAAAGACAGGGACTTCCGCCAGACCTTCAGGTTATTGAAAGAGCAATACCACACTTCTGATGTCCAAGCTTTCACAATAACTTCTCGTGTTTATCGTGGCGGTGGCTTTACTAAAGATTATTTGTATCTGCGTGGCTTTCGAGAAGTGCTCAACGCCTACGATCAATTAGGAGAAGATTTCAATTTGCTGCTATGTGGAAAAACGGAACTGAAATACTTTGATATGATTCGCTCACTCGTTAACAAAGGCATCTTTGCTCGACCAGATTTGATTAGCCCGGCGCTCGCGAAGCCTCAACAAACGAACCCAATCCACCGTTACATTGTCAGCGCGCTAAAATAA
- a CDS encoding NADP(H)-dependent aldo-keto reductase codes for MQYNKLPHSTLEVSKICLGTMTFGEQNTQQEAFEQLDYAVERGVNFIDTAEMYPVPPKEKTQGLTEEYIGNWLKHSGKREKVVIATKVSGPRNVPYIRDNMSLDRRNIHLAIDDSLKRLQTDYVDLYQIHWPQRQTNCFGQLNYPFPDTQEEVTLIETLDALADLIKAGKVRYIGVSNDTPWGVMSLLRLAEKHELPRIVSIQNPYNLLNRSFEVGLSEISHYEGVQLLAYSPLAFGCLSGKYLGGEKPAGARCTLFERFVRYFTPQGIKATEAYVNLAREHGLDPAQMALAFVNQRPFVASNIIGATNLDQLKSNIDSLDVVLTDELLQGIQEIGTTYSNPCP; via the coding sequence ATGCAATACAATAAGTTACCGCACTCTACATTAGAGGTGAGTAAAATCTGCCTTGGCACAATGACATTTGGTGAACAGAACACACAACAAGAAGCTTTTGAGCAGCTAGACTACGCCGTTGAACGTGGCGTCAACTTTATCGACACTGCCGAGATGTACCCAGTCCCTCCGAAAGAGAAAACGCAAGGGCTAACGGAAGAGTACATTGGAAATTGGTTGAAGCATTCAGGGAAGCGCGAGAAAGTCGTCATTGCGACTAAAGTGTCAGGGCCTCGTAATGTACCGTATATTCGCGACAATATGAGCCTTGATCGACGCAACATCCACCTTGCTATTGATGATAGCCTTAAGCGCCTTCAGACTGACTATGTCGATCTCTATCAAATTCACTGGCCGCAAAGGCAAACCAACTGCTTTGGTCAGCTGAACTATCCATTCCCTGATACGCAAGAAGAAGTCACATTAATCGAAACGCTAGACGCGCTGGCAGATTTAATCAAAGCTGGGAAGGTTCGATATATTGGCGTATCAAATGACACACCTTGGGGAGTCATGAGTCTGCTTCGTCTAGCTGAGAAACATGAGTTACCAAGAATCGTATCCATCCAAAACCCATACAATTTATTAAACCGAAGCTTTGAGGTTGGCCTGTCGGAGATCAGCCATTATGAAGGCGTCCAACTATTGGCATACTCTCCACTCGCATTTGGTTGTTTAAGCGGAAAGTACTTAGGTGGAGAAAAACCGGCAGGAGCAAGATGCACGTTGTTTGAACGATTCGTACGTTACTTTACTCCTCAAGGAATAAAGGCGACCGAAGCCTATGTGAATCTGGCTAGAGAGCACGGTTTAGATCCAGCCCAAATGGCATTGGCATTTGTTAACCAAAGACCTTTTGTCGCCTCCAACATCATTGGTGCGACAAACTTAGACCAACTTAAATCCAATATTGATAGTTTAGATGTCGTATTAACAGATGAATTGCTTCAGGGGATACAAGAAATTGGGACGACTTACTCCAACCCTTGTCCTTAA
- the ptsP gene encoding phosphoenolpyruvate--protein phosphotransferase, whose translation MLSQLREIVEQVSKVEDVHQALDIFVKQTCSAMSTECCTVYLANEEMQRLELMATQGLRFKGDKIHIRFNEGLVGLVKRSAEPLNLAQASKHPNFKYFSELGEEIYQSFLGTPIIYRKQVLGVLVVQQKQPRQFDEMEESFLVTLAAQLAVIIAHAQTQGSWRLEKKQQAILGIPASPGVAIGEFWLDDTQPELSEVCPASTLDIDREQELLLLAIEAALNDFKRMRKKLDSEINKDALAIFDLFTHLLNDPMLRKDLKLQIQKGDRADWALRQIVESYSNRFARMSDVYLRERAQDIRELGHRLLYFLHNTEQDQPILDEPIILVVRELTATTLATIPKDKLLAVVSTEGAANSHAAILSRALGIPAVMAAGINLKTISGKQGIVDGYSGKILVTPSRQLLKEYKALVNEERELSTMVNQRILEPACTKDDQRIEIMLNAGLSADTNIAENQGVDGVGLYRTEISFLLHHRFPSEEEQTQQYQTVLNTYPNKRVVMRTLDVGGDKALPYLPIDEDNPFLGWRGIRFTLDHPDIFLMQIRAMMRASAESQNLSILLPMVSGAQELDDAIALIERAYQEVREIDERITMPELGVMIEVPSMIYLLPLIADKVDFVSIGTNDLTQYLLAVDRNNSRVSDVYESMHPAVIMALDHIQKMCERLKLPVCICGELAGEPIGAMLMVGLGYRSLSMNTSNVAKVKYLLRHVDSTELKDLADKALMQPYGNDIYNMMRAFFEKKGFSGFIRAGKR comes from the coding sequence ATGCTTTCTCAACTAAGGGAAATAGTTGAACAAGTATCTAAGGTTGAAGATGTTCATCAAGCTTTAGATATTTTTGTTAAGCAAACATGCAGTGCGATGAGTACTGAATGTTGTACTGTCTATTTGGCCAATGAAGAGATGCAGCGCCTTGAACTCATGGCAACGCAAGGGCTGCGCTTCAAAGGCGATAAAATACATATCCGATTTAATGAAGGGTTAGTGGGTTTAGTCAAACGAAGTGCTGAACCTCTTAACCTTGCACAAGCCTCTAAGCATCCAAACTTCAAATACTTTTCAGAACTTGGTGAAGAGATTTACCAAAGCTTTCTCGGAACGCCGATTATTTACCGCAAGCAAGTATTAGGTGTGCTCGTTGTTCAGCAAAAACAGCCTCGTCAGTTCGATGAAATGGAAGAATCCTTTTTGGTGACATTGGCTGCTCAGCTTGCTGTGATCATTGCCCATGCTCAAACACAAGGATCATGGCGCTTAGAGAAAAAACAACAAGCTATCTTGGGTATACCCGCCTCTCCAGGTGTTGCGATTGGTGAGTTTTGGCTCGACGACACTCAGCCAGAGCTATCAGAAGTCTGTCCCGCATCAACATTAGATATTGATCGTGAGCAAGAGCTTTTACTGCTCGCGATTGAAGCTGCTCTCAATGATTTTAAGCGGATGCGAAAGAAATTAGACAGTGAAATTAACAAAGATGCACTGGCTATTTTTGATCTGTTTACCCACTTACTTAATGACCCAATGCTGCGTAAAGACCTCAAATTGCAGATCCAAAAAGGCGATCGAGCGGATTGGGCATTGCGGCAAATTGTTGAAAGTTACTCAAACCGTTTTGCCCGAATGTCGGACGTGTATCTACGCGAAAGAGCACAAGATATCCGTGAGCTTGGGCATAGGTTATTGTATTTCTTGCACAATACAGAGCAAGATCAACCCATCTTGGATGAGCCGATTATATTGGTGGTACGTGAGTTGACCGCTACCACACTCGCTACGATACCAAAAGATAAGCTGTTAGCCGTTGTTTCGACAGAAGGGGCTGCAAACTCCCACGCTGCTATTTTATCTCGCGCGTTAGGCATTCCTGCTGTAATGGCGGCTGGTATCAATCTGAAAACCATCAGTGGTAAGCAGGGAATTGTTGATGGCTATAGTGGAAAAATTTTAGTTACTCCAAGCCGACAACTTCTGAAAGAATACAAAGCGCTTGTTAATGAAGAGCGTGAATTGTCCACAATGGTGAACCAGCGCATACTCGAACCCGCTTGCACCAAAGATGATCAGCGCATTGAAATTATGCTCAATGCCGGTTTGAGTGCCGATACCAATATTGCGGAAAACCAAGGCGTAGATGGTGTTGGGCTCTATCGAACAGAAATTTCCTTCTTGCTTCATCACCGTTTTCCTTCAGAAGAAGAGCAAACTCAGCAGTACCAAACGGTTCTTAATACTTATCCAAACAAACGCGTTGTAATGCGTACGTTGGATGTCGGTGGTGATAAAGCACTGCCTTACTTACCCATTGACGAAGACAATCCGTTCCTAGGCTGGCGTGGTATTCGATTTACACTCGATCATCCTGACATATTCTTGATGCAAATTCGTGCGATGATGCGTGCGAGTGCGGAAAGCCAGAATTTAAGCATTCTTTTACCCATGGTGTCTGGGGCACAGGAATTGGATGACGCCATTGCTCTAATTGAGCGCGCGTATCAAGAAGTGCGAGAGATTGACGAACGTATCACAATGCCTGAGCTTGGTGTAATGATTGAAGTTCCGTCCATGATTTATCTTTTGCCACTCATCGCCGACAAAGTCGACTTCGTCTCAATAGGTACTAACGACCTGACTCAGTATTTACTAGCCGTGGACCGGAACAATTCTCGAGTATCGGATGTTTACGAGTCGATGCATCCTGCCGTAATTATGGCGCTCGACCATATTCAAAAAATGTGCGAGCGCTTGAAGCTCCCTGTTTGTATTTGCGGAGAGTTAGCGGGTGAGCCGATTGGTGCGATGCTGATGGTCGGTTTGGGGTACAGAAGTTTAAGTATGAACACATCTAACGTAGCGAAGGTGAAATATCTGCTACGTCATGTTGATAGCACTGAGCTTAAGGATCTTGCAGATAAAGCGCTTATGCAGCCCTATGGCAATGATATTTATAATATGATGCGAGCATTCTTTGAGAAAAAAGGGTTCTCAGGTTTTATTCGCGCAGGTAAACGATAG
- a CDS encoding Na/Pi symporter, translating into MNQATTTAASISSTTRWLRWANLAFMLYLLLLAVSMVGSGFKWATGDQAKVLFEFASHPVAGLMIGLVATALIQSSSTVTSIIVGLVAGGLPVETAIPMVMGANIGTTVTNTLVSLGHVRCKEEFKRAFASATIHDFFNLLAVAIFLPLEMMFGILEKISHWLVSPLLATGDMSIKGFNFIKPITKPVVSAVKEPLSTFGDTVGGIMLIVLGIATIFVAITVMGKLMKSLMVGRARDILKNAIGRGPIHGIVSGSIVTVLVQSSSTTTSLMVPLVGSGVLKVRDVYPFTLGANIGTCITALLAATAVSGEFAVFALQIALVHLVFNVMATVFIFGIPFLRELPVKGADLISDLAVKNKAVVAGYLLAVFIVLPGTILTLTA; encoded by the coding sequence ATGAACCAAGCTACTACTACAGCAGCGTCTATTTCGAGCACGACTCGTTGGCTGCGCTGGGCTAACTTGGCATTCATGTTATACCTACTGCTACTCGCTGTATCTATGGTTGGAAGCGGCTTTAAATGGGCAACGGGCGATCAAGCAAAAGTATTGTTTGAATTCGCATCACACCCTGTCGCTGGCCTAATGATTGGCTTGGTTGCAACCGCTCTTATTCAGTCTTCCAGTACTGTTACTTCTATCATCGTAGGCCTTGTTGCTGGCGGCTTGCCAGTAGAGACTGCGATCCCAATGGTGATGGGTGCAAATATCGGCACGACAGTTACCAATACCCTAGTATCACTTGGCCACGTTCGCTGCAAAGAAGAGTTTAAGCGTGCGTTTGCGAGTGCAACTATCCACGATTTCTTCAACCTACTTGCGGTTGCTATCTTCTTACCACTAGAGATGATGTTTGGCATCCTTGAGAAGATCTCACACTGGTTAGTGTCTCCTCTTCTTGCAACAGGTGATATGAGCATCAAAGGCTTTAACTTCATTAAGCCAATTACAAAACCAGTCGTTAGCGCTGTTAAAGAACCACTATCAACGTTTGGTGATACGGTAGGTGGCATCATGCTTATCGTGCTTGGTATCGCTACTATCTTCGTTGCTATCACTGTGATGGGTAAGCTAATGAAGAGCCTAATGGTTGGTCGTGCGCGTGACATCCTTAAAAATGCCATCGGCCGTGGCCCTATTCACGGCATCGTATCTGGCTCTATTGTTACGGTCCTGGTTCAGTCTTCATCAACAACCACCAGCCTAATGGTTCCGCTAGTCGGTTCAGGTGTACTTAAAGTACGCGATGTTTACCCATTCACTTTGGGAGCAAACATTGGTACTTGTATTACAGCGTTGCTGGCTGCGACTGCAGTTTCTGGTGAGTTTGCCGTGTTTGCGCTTCAAATCGCACTGGTTCACCTAGTATTCAATGTTATGGCAACGGTCTTCATCTTTGGTATTCCGTTCCTACGTGAACTACCAGTGAAAGGAGCGGACTTAATCTCAGACCTAGCTGTGAAGAATAAAGCGGTTGTTGCAGGATACTTATTGGCAGTGTTTATTGTACTACCAGGTACTATCTTAACGCTGACAGCATAA
- a CDS encoding DUF1127 domain-containing protein: MNHSLYLKLATVLIKADLRREERAWKRKLRRSSFDIPWHNKHLLKDIGLDLDGRQVGTSEPENVTVERRIRHLRRVLSMRIPT; the protein is encoded by the coding sequence ATGAACCATTCTTTATATCTAAAATTAGCCACAGTATTGATTAAAGCGGATCTTCGTCGTGAAGAGCGTGCGTGGAAACGTAAATTAAGACGTAGCTCTTTTGATATTCCTTGGCACAACAAACACTTGCTTAAAGACATAGGTTTAGATTTAGATGGTCGCCAAGTAGGGACTAGCGAGCCTGAGAATGTCACCGTTGAACGCCGTATTCGTCATCTTCGTCGAGTGCTTAGTATGCGAATACCGACGTAA
- the mutH gene encoding DNA mismatch repair endonuclease MutH gives MKAEPKSEAELIERAQHIAGVTFEELAKEAGIPVPPDLRRDKGWVGQLLEWHLGASAGSKPQQDFEQLGIELKTIPISYTGKPLETTFVCVAPLIGVHGLTWETSHVRNKLSRVLWIPVEGEREIPLAERRVGSPLIWSPTEEEEMQLKTDWEELMEMIVIGQVEQITARHGEVLQLRPKAANSRALTEAYGASGKPIKTLPRGFYLRTQFTAKILQQNFA, from the coding sequence ATGAAAGCAGAGCCAAAGTCCGAAGCAGAACTCATTGAACGCGCGCAACATATTGCCGGGGTGACGTTCGAAGAACTTGCCAAAGAAGCGGGAATACCTGTCCCGCCAGATTTACGAAGGGATAAAGGCTGGGTCGGTCAACTTCTAGAGTGGCACTTGGGAGCAAGCGCCGGAAGTAAACCACAACAAGATTTTGAGCAACTGGGTATCGAGTTAAAAACCATTCCGATTAGCTACACAGGAAAGCCTCTTGAAACGACCTTTGTCTGCGTTGCACCACTTATAGGTGTTCACGGATTGACATGGGAGACCAGCCATGTGCGAAACAAACTCTCTCGAGTACTGTGGATTCCAGTTGAAGGTGAACGCGAAATTCCCCTGGCAGAGCGACGTGTTGGTTCGCCTCTTATTTGGTCACCGACCGAAGAAGAGGAAATGCAACTCAAAACGGATTGGGAAGAACTCATGGAAATGATTGTCATCGGGCAAGTAGAGCAAATTACCGCACGTCACGGTGAAGTCCTGCAACTGAGACCAAAAGCTGCAAACAGTCGAGCCTTAACAGAAGCGTACGGCGCGAGCGGAAAACCGATAAAAACACTGCCTCGTGGTTTTTATTTGCGTACTCAGTTTACCGCTAAGATATTGCAACAAAACTTTGCCTAG